Genomic DNA from Danio rerio strain Tuebingen ecotype United States chromosome 5, GRCz12tu, whole genome shotgun sequence:
ctggtcatctcccagcctgaccagctaagaccaggataGAAATAGCTGGtggaccagcctgaaaatggccaaaacccctctaaaaccaggctggtcgaccagcttaaaccagccaaccagcttaggttggtttaagctgtttttttttcaatagggaTGGCTAAATGCCACTGAAGGGGATTTTACTTTGCTAATGGAGAAAATATAGTGAGTGTTTAGTCTAGTTTTTAGGTGTATTGATACAGGCCAAATCACATTCAGCGTGGAAAGATCATTGAAACAAGCTTATGTGTCACTAATAAAATCACatggtgtctgcagggtcttgatcaattgataaatcaatttagagaaattttaaggcccttaaaagtattaaaagtcttaaatgctattttacaaaGTTTTGTATCATTTTTGATTGTAAATGTATTGCTGTATGATAAAGTTTGCCTTAATTAAAGCTGCGAATATTGGGGTGCTGTGTAATCAatgaaatcctgctagattttaCATTGTGTTGCTTTGTTTACTGTAATAACCAAAGCAAGACCTATAGGTTCTGTAGGTGCCACCTGCTGAATACATATGGGAATTTTGTCCAAAACAATACCCTTCAGACTATTGACTGATGGTGTACAACATATTTTCCAACCAAAAGGCTGTTTGACTGCAGCAGTTGAATAATGACATTGTGTAAAATTCTGAATAAAATTAACCCTCTAAGGAAGTTTCAGCTCTACAGATCTGAGAGAAACACCActgttgtgatattttttttttctacgttTTTGAACGTAGTCCAATTATAACAATGGTCTATTGTCCACCAAGGGATAACAGTGGGAGAGAGGCCGGAGCTGAATACCTTCTAGATATCACTTGCAGGCACATCTAAGCTCCCTTTGTTTAGCAGAACATGCTgactgtgtgtgggtgtgtgtttgtgtcattaAAGGCAGAGAGGCCCATGAAGAGATGAACATCACTTTCACACTGCCGGTAGCCTGGAACTCGGATGAGTGTGTTCTGCATGGCCGCTGTGAGCAGATGGTCTTCAGCACCTGTATGACCGTCACAGCAGCCAGTAATGTCTTCCCAGTCACAGTGTAAGTTTCTGTACAGACTAGTGTTGTCACGGTGGTAAATCATGGTACATTTCTTGACGGttagtaatattaaatattaacttacctgtaaatgtgttttacatagCAGGTCCCTACTGCaattttgttttacagtaaaatggTCTTACTTCTTGTTATGGTTAAATGCCCTTTGCCACATTTTAATTGTGTATAGGATGAcactttttacagtacttttatttTATCTACATTTCACACTAGCActacaaaacctttatttttaatatctactattgatttttaataaattcCAAACAAGTGACACATTTTTTCATTAACTGTCTGCTTTTTGTCTTTAACTACAATAGCAGTACTTGATTACTTAACACAGTAGTGTTATGCGTTTATGATGTTTAAAAGGGATGCTGTAACAAatgtaatgtgtgcgacagaACGAGGATGAGGCAGGAATCAATTCAGAATTTAAGCTTTTTAGTGCGTACTTGCACTATGCTATACGAGTGTCCATTTCccagatcatttgagaagtgtgagtgctctgaatcgggctcaggcgcgGTTCAATTGGCTGGACCTGgctcggttggaagaggtgtgccagagcgtggcTCACTTGGGCTTGGGCATCTTAGCCCAAAACTGAAgatgagacatgacttttaaggggctgttttatatggatctattaatcattcttactgttcaattaacacaaactgtcgtagattattaaagacgcaaaacccctcactgcatgacagctgcacctttagcaaacctcctaatacctgcagcacaaggactttaatattatttgagcatcaaaagtggctgatctgttcggcgaaatatttaaCTGCGtatcactgcatatcaaacgacttaaacgataGAACTaatgaaatctccactgtgctgagcgagagcgcttcttaaactgaacagcgcatcatcgatgatgtaagcgtgctcaggccccTCCCGTCGAGGGAGACAGGGGTCCCCCACAAGCGTGCTTCAGCcctgttcaaggcaactgtacatagtgtgagtacgcccctACTCAAtggtttaaaccaggggtgtccacactcggtcctggaggaccagtgtcctgaagagtttagctccaaccctaatcaaacatacctgaaccagctaatcaagctcttactatactagaaacttccaggaacGACTTTGGACGCCCCTGGTTTAAACAAAATATGTAACGGTAATATtgggaaaaaagaaataaacatttacaatattctctttaaacaaaaacattgagtgtaagccaaatcaaagaaattaactaAACAACACAATCCTCAAGTCTAATGTCTAAACTaggcaacaaaaataaataatgaaaatgaaacctGATATCTTTAGTGTACACGACAGCCGATCTAAACTTGAGACAAGATGACAAAgcactaatctaacagaaacaaGCTAAACTAAAATTAACAAGAATTTAACAAGAACATCATAAGActtagtttagaatcacacaacaacTATCAAAGCATTTACTTAAAGCCAACAAAGTTTAACAAGTAAACTCGAATTATCACAATTAAACTGAGATAATAAATTACCAAACAGCCTAAGCATGCCAAAAACACAAAAGTTTGGAGGCACAAAGGTACGCCGAGGCAGAGCCGCACGACACATTGATTTATCTGAGCTTTAAATCCTCACTGCTTGTCCGGAGGACATTGGCGGAACTGGCACAGTCATGATGATTGACACTTAACTGAACCAATAAGAaacctaaagcctggtttatacttctgcgtcaagtgaccggcgtaacccacggcgcatgcaacacccgtagctgtgcatttatacttctgcatgctgtctctgttggtctgcattaacacttccgaaactctagttggcagtgaggtgtaaatgttcctctgtttcGAGTTTCTTCgatgttgttttgcttttcctgaacacttcctgaatgtacaagtggctcaaactcgctcattttgaggcaggaaccggcggacgtgcaacaactttaactatgaggtaaactcaaaacaaaactttccatccggagctccttcacgggactccacacttgtaaacaatcgctccatcaggctcgcaccattcgcgcggctctcggtcccgcccagactcgtcagcgctaccaagccgaccaatcacagagcttgcgctacgcgtcgttgcgacgtgtagttacattttttgagaggtgcacgtcagcgacgccgacggccacggcgaagggctatgcgtcagcgccgtagcatacgccgccgtttgacgcagaagtataaatcagccttaagagtgGAGTGAGAAGCAGAGAGAGGAGGATGaggaaaataaatacacaaaaaaaactaaCATGGAACAAAACGGTGGAATACCGCAAATTCCTagtatgcagtaagttactgtaaaagctTCAAAATGACCCACGATGCAGTGTatattacagtagtgaactgtaaagaatGTATGTGGTATTCTACAGAGCGTTTTGGAGTATATAACAGTTGTTATAGTAAATGATTTTGCAGTAAGTAATAGTATATAAAATTTGGCCAACAGTGTAAATAAGCATGTTTTAAAGCTGGCTCTCTAAAATGTGATGAAGAAACTAGactctctttttttaattcagaaaaaATGTTAGTATATGCACAACTGAAGCTAGTTTAGGATAATTACTTAAGTTTCCCTCATCTAGAATGATTAATTGTATGCCTTGTTTTGCAAATCCTCTTCAGGCAACCGCCTCACTGTGTCCCAGAGACCTACAGCAATGCCACGTCCTGGTACAAGATTTTCACCACAGCACGAGACTCGGACACCAAGTACACGCAGGAGTACAACCCGTTCTGGTGTTACAAAGGTGCCATTGGGAAGGTGTATCACACGCTCAATCCCAAACTCACTGTCATCGTTCCAGATGTGAGTGTTTCGGCATCTGATGGTGATTAAAAAAAAGCTCTTGTTGATGCACAGTAGTAATGGATAGAagacagaacaccctagcaacctttAAACACTATATATAATGTCCTGAAAACAGCAACAGCACACTAGCATAGTGCAGACAAAAACTTTTTCACTTGTTGGTGTGTTTTGTGACCGCCATGAGATACCTGGAGTTACCTGCACTGTGCCACCTAGTGGCCAGGAGATATGTAAAACGGCTAGTCAAACTGTCAAAGGTTGTCCTTTTTTCTCTATGGGTCATTTTAAATATTGTCATAAAAttctttatttaacatttctataaataaagttaaaggttagcgccatcttgtggtcaaaattgtaatataaatttttaaatggtAATAGCTTTTTATTGCCATTATACTGGTTTGGATGGATTCCTTGATGCTAAAGGTTTTGAATTTTGTGTTAATAGATTAAACCACTTTTGTTTACCACATCAAAGCTTGATGTCAAACTGAGACCATATTTCTGCAAAGTTTTAATATTATTGCACCACATTGTATGTGTCTTTATCAACTGATATCAGGTATTATTAATGACAAGTGATAAATCACagtgctaattcatgttaacatGATTCAAGTCACTTTGACTTATTTTGAAGCTTATTCCGAGCcaacatttatataatttatatatgtcTTAATTTTGGTCAGTGCCCTGATTCCGATATCAATATAATATTTAACAGCTTCAGAAAAACTAGCTGGAACTCCCGTTACACCTATACAAAGTCTTAAATTATTGTCCCAGTCCATGAAACCTCTGCctataaaacaatgtttttaaaattaaactagtACACTATTTGTATTTAGCATCCATACAAACAAGAATGTGaaataaaccattaaaaactTGTCTTTCACATTTTCTTTaacttaaaactgtaaaatagcctGATTATTCTTAGACTGGAATAACAAAAAGACTTCTTCAGCCAGGATAAAAAAGTGAGTTACATGAAAGAATGAagactaagcaaaaaaaaaaaaaaaaaaacattatgcatGGACTTCTCTTTTGCTCTTGTGCTGATGTTTCAGATACAATTTGGCTTTAACATTTTATGGTACCTCATTTTCTAACTCTCAAAGTATGACTACAGACTTCAGTTCCTTCAAtcgataatgaaaaaaaattgagATATAGTAGCAGCATTTTCTGCTTGCTTTTCAAACAATGTTGAGTGGATTCTTAAACAATGCTGTTTGGCCTTTGTATTCTTGCGATCAACAGAAATGTATGTGATTGACCACTGAATAGGCTTACATGGAAATGAACACACTGCGTAATGAAGCACCTTTATTGCGTATACATTTCAATTGCTGTTTGTAGCTTCACCGACAAAAGTGCACATGCAGTGGAGAACCCCATCGATGAGCGTGCGTGCATGGTGCAATCAAAATTCAAATATACCCTAGCATTTAGCGTCCATAAGGAAACGGGAGCATTGGAAGCAGTCTGagcacacagttaaagtcagaatattaaaccccgtttattttttcccccgatttctgtttaatggagagattttttccaacacatttctaaacataacagttctaataactaatttctaataactgatttctttgatctttgccatgatgatattttactagacagGGTTCAATGCTAATGATTTTTTATacgggtccgatcgggccattgattgagatttttacttgccctgtcaAAAATTTCACTAGCCccaccaaaaaaattaaaaagttaatagctatttcttagccacatattttaaatagtggcaaaattatgcctgtgaatctagaatttaaacattttaaatatgttaataaatgtataatgagcaaaattcaagattttatgcaaatgaaagagcagtttgaaaaatgtgctggtgttttaatgcaattctaaataactttttataaaaatggcttgccaaactgacaactgttttttttttttgttctttttttcagtttcttaattttgtacccatgtTATGGTCTGCTTCTAAGCCTTTaaaaacagacgttttcttttagcctcattgtttaattttgccgccatgttgccatcttttcactgtactggttgttaccaggttacaaaaaaaacattatcatcgttactggccgataggggccagtaacaatcctgtctactgtcccgagtgaCTTTCACGgtggccccgggccaccgggcagtccttattgttgagccctgctagatatttttcaagacactagtattcagcttaaagtgacatttaaaggcttaaccaggttaataaggttaactaggcaggttaaggtaattaggcaatttattgtacaactatggtttgttctgtagaccattgaaaaaaaacatatcttaaaggggctaataatattgaccttaaaatgtttttcaaaaaaaaattaaacactgcttttattttagcagaaATAAAAATAGTATCAGGCATACTGTGCAAAATTCTGACAGCTGATCATCATTCATGGTCAGATCCTATAATTTTTGAGGAAATATTAGAAATGTCCTTAAAAATcatatcacaaaaaaataaaaaataaaatttacattgaATTATTGCCCAGCCCTGCTGAATATTAAATGTTTGGTTCttttataattattacattattatttagttatttttgtctttgtatttttttttgttacattctTTGTTGTACTTGGCcacttaattgctgcttgcagctattttTTTCCTATCCATGTGCTGGAGCCTTTTTTCAAaacttactttaatttattttaataattaatattcagtGCCTTTAAAGGCAACACAGATACTTATACTGGAACAGTGGTTAGTCCTAATAAAGTAAGGAATAAGCAGAAGGAATGTGGGAGAATGAATTAaaattcatgtttacatttttatttgtatgctgTTTTTTCTCTCCTCTGATATACCGgtacaaaatgttatatatagtATCAACCTAATCAGATTGAAGTCAATGAATTGATGATTATTTAGACTGATTAAAATATATCATTAATATACCCTAAACAGTTATAATTTGTACAGGAATCTTGTAGATGTGTATTTGAAATGAGAAGATTGGATTGTCATATATTCTGATATACCAGAATTGAAAGTGCGCTCCTTTTTCTTTGATAGGACGATCGATCACTCATTAACCTGCACCTCATGCACACCAGCTACTTCCTGTTCGTGATGGTCATCACGATGTTCTGCTATGCAGTCATCAAGGGCAGACCTGGCAAAGTTCGACAGAACAACCCTGATTTCTGTCAAGAAAAGGTGCGACTGAGGTGATCTGTGTGAATAATCTACTATTTAAAGCCTGGCTGAAAAGCCGTCTGGTTGCTGCTTCAGTTACATAAGAGCTCACATCAGGCGTACACCCTGGTTGGATACTAAAAGTGCCTGTTATTTTCCCACAGGTGGCCTTGTCAGCAGGATAAACGGGGTCAGAGGTGAACACCTGAAGCATATCGGAAAGGGAAGTGAGAATACTACATGTTGCCTACTGAACCCAGGAGAAgggtgcaaaaaacaaaaacaaaacacaaaaaatgctCTGTGAATGAATTTCTGCAATGTTGGGTCACTCCAACCAAAGACTTTTAAGTGCCTGTAtctactgtgtaaataatcataaaGGACTCGAGTACAGAAGCAGTCTGCCTGAGCTTCCCCCTGCACCCTGTGCCATCCTGTAAATGTTCAGTATATCCAGTATCTCAAGAGGACGGCGAGCGATTGACTAGAGATGTTCAGATGGGGGAACATCACCTCCGTTCCTTTGATCCTTTCGCTCTTTGTGTTCTCACAAATATCGATCCTATTTCCTATGACCTTTGATTTCTTTGGAGGCGACCTTTGCCTTGTCATtcctctcatgtcttttgtcttaACCGACCCTTTCGTATGCGTGTCCATTGCAGATTCTGCATTGGCTTTTCTCTTTGAGGATGCGTGGATCTTCTACCATAATCACGCTGCCGGTCAGGATCTTGGGGTGATTTCCTTCAGAGATGACAGTAGGCATCATTATGTTGTGTTCTTTTATCTTCACGACCCTATCTGTGAACATCTAAATAAATGCCTGGGTGAAAGTCGGATAGATGGGAATAAAAATGAGAAACGCCATGGTGTTTGTAAGTGGAGATGAAATGCCTCTCTTTTGGATTGATGGGTTTGCGTGTTGAAATATGTGGATTCATGGCCTTGGGCTTCATGTCTCATTTACTGTATGTCCATGTCTGTTTGTGGACACtttaaatgaatgtatttgtaaaaaaacagGCAAATTAACAGCAGCGATGCAGCATCGTTCTcttgtacatttaacattttgaaGTTTAAACGATGAACATCATtattgtagaatttttttttttacattttttttttgtcatcacaTTACctagttttgtttttactttattcatttgTCAACCATCCATTATTTCCTGCCTTTTCTTTATTTCCATTCATGCCTAATTTGATCCGTAATGccttttttttgtgcaatatttgACCTTTCATTTTGCctttattttaaagggatagttcatccaaaatcaAGATATTTctacacaaaaggagatatttttatAAATGCTGCTTGCTTAAACTCATTGACTTCTGTatagaaaaaatactatagacgTCTacagcattcttcgaaatatcttcttttgcatttaaaagaagaaagaaactcagaaagcACTTAATGATGAGTTCATTTAcatttttcgggtgaactatccctttaatgtcttATCATGCGTCATATCCTGTATTCATGCATGAAACGCATTTCTTCCTCTCCATCCTGTGTAGTTCATGCTCCTATTTAGTGTTGCGTTGAATTTTTGTCCTTTTCCACTTACACAGTTTAACATATAACAAATTTTCCCATCATGCCTTGCTTAATTACAGCTGTTTGAAATCACATCAGTAACAATTCATCAGCTTTCCCgctcttcttctttttctctattttaaaggggtagttcacccaaaaataaagaagtaattttttttttattctttacagAAAGGAGATATCTTGAAAAATGCTGCTTGCTGAAactcattgacttctatagtatggACAAAATACTACGTCTACAGCATTCTTCGAAATGTCTTcttttgaatacaaaagaagaaggAAACGCAGAAAGCACCTAATGATgagttcatttacatttttgggtgaactgtctcgtTAATATCTTCAAATCATGCGTCATAAACTCTATTTATGCATGAAATACATTACTTCCTCTCCATCCTGTCTAGTTCATGCTCCTTTTTAGTTTTAGTCCTTTTCCACTTACGAGTAACCCGTTTTCCCATCATGCCTTGTTTAATTAACTGCATCGGTCACAATTCATCAGCTCTCCCACTTTTCTTCATTTCCCCCCTGTCTTAAAGCCCATAACAAACAAGCGTCCAACCACTAATGTGCCTTTGCACTGTGTCACCCATGCTCATCACATTGTCTCTTATGTCTTTCGTCTTCGCTTCAACCGGCTTTATGCATTTTGAATAGACTAAATGCATCCGCTTGGGTATTTTATGTCAGTCTCAGAGTCAAATCTGCAGTAATGGCTGTGGAAGAGTGCGATTCAGTTGCTTTATTTTGCTGATGATTAGGAAAGTACACCTCAGATCAGTTTATTGATCAGATCCATTATCTATAagaggttttaaaatatttaaaggtggaaaatataacatttttgcaTTGAGCGACATGTTAAAGCTGGTTCCCATGTTGCCAAGGaataaaatatatagatataaaaatataagtgTGACTTTTACTCAATTCgatcttttttatttagttttttacaatTACAATTGCAAAATAAGAAACTTACATCTGATTTGCAGCTTTCAAACTTTTCTCTTGACAATATTtttggccattttttttttttatttgaacttcAGACGtttttacaaagttttttttctcatattaTACGTTTATTTTTACAGTTGTGATTTGTTTTTGGACATCcaactatataaataataatgcgtttttctgtttttcaaacTATACACAAAATAATTGCACATTTATATCTTGAAATTTTAACTTTTACCTTATAATTGCAAGTTTCtactttaaaatcaattaaaaaaatagtttttttctatttcaaaTTATAAACGTAATTGCGAGTTTACATCTTGCggttcaagtttttttttgcgCAGTTAGCAATTATAATCCAGAATTTTAATACCGAATTTACATCTTTTAAATGTCCTGTTTTTTTCACAACAAGATACAATTTATCTATTTGAAATTATGAGTTGCGTATtgcaattcataaaaaaaaatccataacttTACACATGTGTACATCACcactgaaaataataaacttgaaCATGCAAGTTTACGTTTTCCAGTTTCACTTTAACAATTGTGCATTCCTCAGTATTATCTCATAATCAGTTTTTACATCCATTAAGTTTGTTACTTTCCACGCTTTTTTCCGCTATCGTGTTTATCTCAGATGAAAATTATACATTTGAAATTGTGAGTTCCGTATTGgaattttgtaatttaaataaataaatccagtaTGTTTTACATGTATACGTCACAGTTGAAAATAAGAAACATGTACATGCAAATTAAAAATTTCCAGTTTCACTTTAACAATTGTGCATTccttaaatttataaattaatctCATAATcagttatttttataattttttcttcttttctttctttaaatactaactattttattttattttgatataaaaaTCAAATTTTCAAAAgtcacactatatatatatatatatatatatatatatatatatatatatatatatatatatatatatatatatgtatatgtatatgtgtatatatatatatatatatatatatatatatatatatatatatatatatatatatatatattctctggTGGAAATGAGCTTCCATGTCAAGCAGCCTGTTTTGAAACCTCTTTCAAAAGCAATACGTTGCATTTgaggtgtttgtttgtttgcttgactGATCCATTGATCCTGTGCTTCTCTGCTCTTTTTTTGTAGTTTAGTCCAACTACATTTGCTCACGTCTAGTTGAGTTTTGGAATGGTGAGATGAGATCAAACCATTGTGACTGCAGAAGGAACCTTTCTGAAAGTAAAAGCATTCTTCATAACTGCAGCTAATGCATAATTTCTGTGATCATTAAAGTTGGCCTTTCAGTGTTGCTGGAGGACAATGGAAAACGATGACGAATTCCAAGGATGCTGCCTGATGCTCAGATCATATTGATCTTTTCCCCTTGTCCTTCCTTTGGGCTCGTAGCATTCGAGTGAAGTGTATTTGTAAGTGGTAGAAGGTcctctttttatttttgtctgaTTTCGCGGTGTTTCCTCGTGTCGGCGAGAGGCGTCGCGAGCCCTTTGACTCGTCATGATGCATGATTGTAAATGTTCTACCTGCTGACCTGTTTGAATGAGGACAATCCCTCTGTTTTCGTTCTGTTTGTAAGATATTGTAGGCACATGCTTTGCTGAATAAAACCTGAGATAACACTGACTTCTTGTCTTGGGTGATTTATCTTCAGGGTTTATGCAgggtcttaaaataaataaataaataaaagtcttaaaggtgctgtatgttacGGGTGGGAATCATAGGTAAAGATTTTGTCACAGTCACCAGCAAGCTAGTCCATACAGATCGCTAGaaaactacaattctgccaccaAAAGAACTACAAAATATGTAATGCACCTCGCACACACCTGTTACGGTTTTCTGATGACTACacaaagttaaaaaaactaataaaggactcattacacagactatttatacaccacatttgcgcgcacacacacacatggctgagtcttgtGAACCTTACAATGCGTTTCCCTTGCCTTGCTGTgtttgacctttgctttgtttcttTATGTAGTTTGCCACCTGAACCGAACATTTTACCTACACATTTTGGATTACTCTGCATacacctgtttgttcctgttttgacccTTGCTTGCTAGACGATTCGAGATATTGAGTTTTCCTATAAAAATTGGGTTCGCCTATAGGACCCTGATTGATCCTGTTGTTTCCCTGGAGTTGTAATCGGTCTTTAGTTCTTGATTATCAAGTCTAGTATCACAACTGTTCTGTGAAATCATGttatagtttatataatataaaaagcataataatgAACATTTCATTTCACCATTATAAGGACATTTATAACCGTTATACCTGTACATAGACCCTTTCATATGCTGATGTATAATTAAAGGAATGGGTTATGAAGTTGAGCATTTATATTTCATACTTTTTAGTTTTAGCCTATGTGCTAGCGTTTTCATACATCTACCATTAGCCACAGCTACAACAAGCTAATGCAGCTCTGATTAGCCACAGAACAAGGTATCACAACATAGATaaatacattagatgtcgcctaccttgttgttgtctattggaaggaatgcgtcaatagagccgccattttagtacaggttagcgctcctttgaaatgaatgtgggaccaagctgcagtggaagactgtggccatccagagacAGAGAAATAcacgtgtatacacacacacacacacacacacaaatatatatatatatatatatatatatatatatatatatatatatatattcgtttgtgaatgaatcttctTTATGAATGACTCGTCCacctagccgacaataatacaagtttctggcactgcagcatctcgttgtcgtattttttttgcattatttgttgattttatttaataaaactagcATAAGGCGAGTGTTTAGtccgagttggtgctactttgccttatggtgaatgcagtaagttaCTGCATTATCATCAATAGCGCTACTTGTTTAGCAggaaagttcataacatacaacaatgtaaaaaattcaatcttacctatgaaatgttctgtctttgtgctttgttttctttgtttgcttgttattaCACCTGTAGACGgcactaaagtccagcatcttcatgtagtaacactgtcttggctagtgcagttgaatgacacttgtcctgggagcactgtacaaatatggcggcgctattgacgcatgcttatgtgtatatatctatggtatcACAATATTAGTTTTTGATCAAGAATTCTCCTCAGACGACCCCTTGGGGTCTTAATTGGACTTGATTTTTCACTACACCGTTTGTCACAGCTGCCCTCCTTCCACCTCTTTTTGTTAAGTGCTTAACTGTGCCTTTCGttttcaggagggctaatacttctgaAACTGTATACATAAATGTTTGTGATGTCTAGTACAAATATATTTTGCTGCTTTGCAACTACAGTTGAGACCAACATTCATAATGGCCTGAAATTTCAATTGATCTCTGTGAAACCTCTATCTATCTCTATTGTAATACTATTATACGACTTCAGTCTCGCAGATCACGGTTAATCAAAAACTGTGTAACCTCTAT
This window encodes:
- the tmem248 gene encoding transmembrane protein 248 (The RefSeq protein has 1 substitution compared to this genomic sequence), producing the protein MVLLLNPLENLKTYISNRPPLVIFMVSVSAVAIAFLTIGYFFKIKEIKSPEMTEDWNTFLLRFNEIDFCISENETLKHGLNESITPESTVTSSQTRSSTQSPPLLEDPGPINISVAITLTLDPLRPFGGYSRNITHLYASVLGQQVGLAGREAHEEMNITFTLPVAWNSDECVLHGRCEQMVFSTCMTVTAASNVFPVTMQPPHCVPETYSNATSWYKIFTTARDSDTKYTQEYNPFWCYKGAIGKVYHTLNPKLTVIVPDDDRSLINLHLMHTSYFLFVMVITMFCYAVIKGRPGKVRQNNPDFCQEKVALSAG
- the tmem248 gene encoding transmembrane protein 248 isoform X1 — its product is MVLLLNPLENLKTYISNRPPLVIFMVSVSAVAIAFLTIGYFFKIKEIKSPEMTEDWNTFLLRFNEIDFCISENETLKHGLNESITPESTVTSSQTRSSTQSPPLLEDPGPINISVAITLTLDPLRPFGGYSRNITHLYASVLGQQVGLAGREAHEEMNITFTLPVAWNSDECVLHGRCEQMVFSTCMTVTAASNVFPVTVQPPHCVPETYSNATSWYKIFTTARDSDTKYTQEYNPFWCYKGAIGKVYHTLNPKLTVIVPDDDRSLINLHLMHTSYFLFVMVITMFCYAVIKGRPGKVRQNNPDFCQEKVRLRWPCQQDKRGQR